A window of the Dunckerocampus dactyliophorus isolate RoL2022-P2 chromosome 19, RoL_Ddac_1.1, whole genome shotgun sequence genome harbors these coding sequences:
- the LOC129172657 gene encoding uncharacterized protein LOC129172657 yields MDPEDDWSTFPLVKIKTISDNEKDCEDYNYTSSAQTDHEGSTIMPEEIRKRHVKKRTYDFVDGLHAYPKPPEIQKNEFVSATIDQTTPKGLSRSRERSNSPDHQSSHGSDGGCSTSCSQSSVGSTPRRSSSRYETPITPTDNGMAIFPMPMAKFQKCVLKKLVELTEEVKRTGGAEPSASSYHVRRMERMEEVDKLEDIL; encoded by the exons atggaccCAGAGGATGACTGGAGCACGTTCCCacttgtgaaaataaagacaatatcag ACAATGAGAAAGATTGTGAAGACTATAACTACACTTCATCAGCCCAAACTGACCATGAGGGTTCCACCATCATGccagaagaaatcaggaagagacaTGTAAAGAAGAGGACATATGATTTTGTTGATG GTTTGCATGCATATCCAAAGCCTCCTGAAATCCAGAAGAACGAATTTGTTTCTGCTACCATTGATCAAACCACTCCTAAGG GGTTGTCAAGGTCAAGGGAGCGTTCCAACTCCCCCGATCACCAATCAAGTCATGGAAGTGATGGAGGATGTTCCACTTCTTGTTCTCAATCATCAGTGGGCTCAACTCCCAGACGCTCATCTTCCAGATATG AGACACCAATAACTCCAACTGACAACGGCATGGCTATATTTCCAATGCCCATGGCCA AATTCCAGAAATGTGTCCTGAAGAAGCTTGTGGAGCTTACAGAGGAGGTAAAGCGCACTGGGGGTGCAGAGCCCAGTGCTTCAAGTTACCATGTTCGAAGAATGGAGAGGATGGAGGAAGTTGATAAGTTAGAGGACATACTTTAA